One stretch of Thermus thermamylovorans DNA includes these proteins:
- a CDS encoding LCP family protein, which produces MRLRPSLLLLSASLFALGGVLSLPRGEEEVRPRFQREGGLPEMALVVAGRDIDYCAPRTPCGPGSRTDTILYVRLRGQEARVLAIPRDLYSPLVGGRINAAYARGGAELLKRAVEEATGLVVERHAVITLESAARVVDAVGGVEVYLDRPMRYTDRAAGLYINFPAGRLHLSGEEAVKYMRFRHDLLGDYARLDRIKGVLAQVAQRAQDPRTWPALASALRAAWQELDTDLSLEEALGYLPAVRGVRLSLATLPTREGPGSLLSPDEAARGRFLAAFLGLSPPLSPPEVPVRLRGEGELLLWARAFLLQEGVEPLLEEAEVVRSAVYAQDPRAGAYYADLFHLPLLAPHRPVAGVVVELGRDLLQ; this is translated from the coding sequence ATGCGCCTGCGCCCTTCCCTCCTCCTCCTTTCCGCAAGCCTCTTCGCCCTCGGAGGGGTGCTCTCCCTTCCCCGGGGCGAGGAGGAGGTCCGCCCGCGGTTTCAGCGGGAAGGGGGTTTGCCGGAGATGGCCCTGGTGGTGGCGGGCCGGGACATCGACTACTGCGCCCCCCGCACCCCTTGTGGCCCGGGAAGCCGCACGGACACCATCCTCTACGTCCGCCTCCGGGGACAGGAAGCCAGGGTCCTGGCCATCCCCCGGGACCTCTACAGCCCCTTGGTGGGGGGGAGGATCAACGCCGCCTACGCCCGGGGGGGGGCGGAGCTCCTGAAGCGGGCGGTGGAGGAGGCCACGGGGCTCGTGGTGGAGCGGCACGCCGTCATCACCCTGGAAAGCGCCGCCCGGGTGGTGGACGCCGTGGGGGGGGTGGAGGTCTACCTGGACCGCCCCATGCGGTACACGGACCGGGCGGCCGGCCTCTACATCAACTTTCCCGCGGGGCGCCTGCACCTGAGCGGGGAGGAGGCCGTCAAGTACATGCGCTTCCGCCACGACCTCCTCGGGGACTACGCCCGGCTGGACCGCATCAAAGGGGTGCTGGCCCAGGTGGCCCAAAGGGCTCAGGACCCCCGGACCTGGCCGGCCCTGGCCTCGGCCCTGCGGGCCGCCTGGCAGGAGCTGGACACCGACCTCTCCCTGGAGGAGGCCTTGGGCTACCTTCCCGCCGTGCGCGGGGTGCGCCTTTCCCTCGCCACCCTGCCCACCCGGGAGGGGCCCGGCAGCCTCCTCTCCCCGGACGAGGCGGCTCGGGGGCGTTTTCTCGCCGCCTTCCTGGGCCTGAGCCCACCCCTCTCCCCCCCGGAGGTCCCCGTCCGTCTCCGGGGGGAGGGGGAGCTTCTCCTCTGGGCCCGGGCCTTTCTCCTCCAGGAGGGGGTGGAGCCCCTCCTGGAGGAGGCGGAGGTGGTGCGGAGCGCGGTCTACGCGCAAGACCCCCGGGCGGGCGCTTACTACGCCGACCTCTTTCACCTCCCCCTCCTGGCCCCCCACCGTCCGGTGGCGGGGGTGGTGGTGGAGCTGGGAAGGGACCTGTTACAATGA
- the yqeK gene encoding bis(5'-nucleosyl)-tetraphosphatase (symmetrical) YqeK produces the protein MKSMVSTAELLEKVRALVRPERLEHILRVAALAREIAERNGLEGDRAYLAGLLHDAARDLEEEELLRLAPPENEVEAAHPLSLHGRAARALAQAWGVEDPEVLEAVEGHVYGVSPSNPIGMALYVADVSEPGRGVNAEIRGLALAGRLREAYAQAVRNKVAYLQGKGVPLHPRTLAVYHSL, from the coding sequence TTGAAAAGCATGGTCTCTACCGCTGAACTCCTGGAGAAGGTGCGGGCCCTGGTCCGCCCCGAGCGCCTGGAGCACATCCTGCGGGTGGCGGCCTTGGCCCGGGAGATCGCGGAGAGGAACGGCCTGGAGGGGGACCGGGCCTACCTGGCGGGCCTCCTGCACGACGCCGCCCGCGACCTCGAGGAGGAGGAGCTCCTCCGGCTCGCCCCCCCGGAAAACGAGGTGGAGGCGGCCCACCCCCTCTCCCTCCACGGCCGGGCGGCCCGGGCCCTGGCCCAGGCCTGGGGGGTGGAGGATCCCGAGGTCCTGGAGGCGGTGGAGGGCCACGTTTACGGGGTGAGCCCCAGCAATCCCATCGGGATGGCCCTCTATGTGGCCGACGTCTCCGAGCCCGGCCGGGGGGTGAACGCGGAGATCCGCGGGCTGGCCCTGGCCGGGAGGCTCCGGGAGGCCTACGCCCAGGCGGTGCGCAACAAGGTGGCCTACCTCCAGGGTAAAGGCGTCCCCCTCCACCCCCGGACCCTGGCCGTGTACCATAGCCTGTAA
- the nadD gene encoding nicotinate-nucleotide adenylyltransferase — protein sequence MRIGLFGGSFDPIHLGHLLAASEAASALGLDRVLFVVAARPPHKAPVAPPEARYEMVLLATAEEGRFFASRLELDRPGPSYTVDTLEEARRLFPEDELFFVTGADAYRDVLTWKEGERLPELATLVAVARPGYPLDGVPVPVVPLFVPEVGISSTEIRRRLKEGRSVRHWVPRPVEVYLEKHGLYR from the coding sequence ATGCGCATCGGTCTCTTTGGCGGTAGCTTCGACCCCATCCACCTGGGGCACCTCCTGGCCGCCAGCGAGGCCGCAAGCGCCTTGGGCCTGGACCGGGTGCTCTTCGTGGTGGCCGCCCGTCCCCCCCACAAGGCCCCGGTGGCCCCCCCTGAGGCCCGGTACGAGATGGTCCTCCTGGCCACGGCGGAGGAGGGGCGCTTTTTCGCCTCCCGCCTGGAGCTGGACCGCCCGGGGCCCAGCTACACCGTGGACACCCTCGAGGAGGCCCGGAGGCTTTTCCCGGAGGACGAGCTCTTCTTCGTCACCGGGGCCGACGCCTACCGGGACGTCCTCACCTGGAAGGAGGGGGAGAGGCTCCCCGAGCTCGCCACCTTGGTGGCCGTGGCCCGGCCCGGATACCCCCTGGACGGGGTTCCCGTCCCCGTGGTGCCCCTCTTCGTGCCCGAGGTGGGGATCTCCAGCACGGAGATCCGGCGGAGGCTTAAGGAGGGGAGGAGCGTGCGGCACTGGGTGCCGCGTCCCGTGGAGGTTTACCTTGAAAAGCATGGTCTCTACCGCTGA
- the obgE gene encoding GTPase ObgE, whose translation MFQDVLQITVAAGRGGDGAVSFRREKFVPKGGPDGGDGGRGGSVYLRARGDVDSLSGLSKRTYKAEDGEHGRGSGQHGRSGRDLYVEVPRGTRVFDADTGELLGDLTEEGQLLLVARGGEGGRGNAHFATPTRRAPRFAEAGEEGERRRLRLELMLIADVGLVGYPNAGKSSLLAATTRAHPRIAPYPFTTLSPNLGVVEVGEERFTLADIPGIIEGASQGKGLGLEFLRHIARTRVLLYVLDASEEPLKALRTLREEVGAYDPALLQRPSLIALNKVDLLAPEEVEAEVAALAQEGLPVLPVSALTGEGLPVLKEALLTLVRATPAPELPKPVPKAEVRAGVEVVPLAEGAYEVRAPEVERYLRRLKGDLQEAAGYLQEVFRRHGVEAALRAKGVRAGDLVRIGEREFEYVPEV comes from the coding sequence GTGTTCCAAGACGTTCTCCAGATAACCGTCGCCGCTGGCAGGGGCGGCGACGGCGCCGTCTCCTTCCGCCGGGAGAAGTTCGTGCCCAAGGGGGGGCCGGACGGGGGGGACGGGGGGCGGGGGGGGAGCGTCTACCTGCGGGCCAGGGGGGATGTAGACTCCCTCTCGGGGCTTTCCAAGCGCACCTACAAGGCGGAGGACGGGGAGCACGGCCGGGGAAGCGGCCAGCACGGCCGTAGCGGGCGGGACCTCTACGTGGAGGTCCCCCGGGGCACCCGGGTTTTCGACGCCGACACGGGGGAGCTCCTGGGAGACCTCACGGAGGAGGGCCAGCTCCTCCTGGTGGCCCGGGGCGGGGAGGGGGGGCGGGGCAACGCCCACTTCGCCACCCCCACCCGCCGGGCCCCCCGCTTCGCCGAGGCGGGGGAGGAGGGGGAGAGACGCCGCCTGCGGCTGGAGCTCATGCTCATCGCCGACGTGGGGCTCGTGGGCTACCCCAACGCCGGGAAGAGCAGCCTCCTCGCCGCCACCACCCGGGCCCACCCCAGGATCGCCCCCTACCCCTTCACCACCCTGAGCCCCAACCTGGGGGTGGTGGAGGTGGGGGAGGAGCGCTTTACCCTGGCGGACATCCCCGGGATCATCGAGGGGGCCAGCCAGGGGAAGGGCCTGGGCCTGGAGTTCCTGCGCCACATCGCCCGCACCCGGGTCCTTCTCTACGTGCTGGACGCCTCTGAGGAGCCCCTCAAAGCCCTCCGCACCCTGCGGGAGGAGGTGGGGGCCTACGACCCCGCCCTCCTCCAGCGCCCGAGCCTCATCGCCCTCAACAAGGTGGACCTGCTCGCCCCGGAGGAGGTGGAGGCCGAGGTGGCGGCCCTGGCCCAGGAAGGCCTCCCCGTCCTCCCCGTGAGCGCCCTCACCGGAGAAGGCCTCCCCGTCCTGAAGGAGGCCCTCTTAACCCTGGTGCGGGCCACCCCGGCCCCCGAGCTGCCCAAACCCGTCCCCAAGGCCGAGGTCCGGGCCGGGGTGGAGGTGGTGCCGCTGGCGGAAGGGGCCTACGAGGTGCGGGCCCCTGAGGTGGAGCGCTACCTCAGGCGCCTCAAGGGGGACCTTCAGGAGGCTGCGGGCTACCTACAGGAGGTCTTCCGGCGCCACGGGGTGGAGGCGGCCCTCAGGGCCAAGGGGGTGCGGGCAGGCGACCTCGTGCGCATCGGGGAGCGGGAGTTCGAGTACGTCCCGGAGGTGTGA
- the rpmA gene encoding 50S ribosomal protein L27, protein MAHKKGLGSTKNGRDSQAKRLGVKRFGGQVVRAGHILVRQRGTRFKPGKNVGMGRDFTLYALVDGVVEFQDKGRLGRFVSVRPLA, encoded by the coding sequence ATGGCGCATAAAAAGGGTCTAGGTTCCACCAAGAACGGCCGCGACTCCCAGGCCAAGCGCCTCGGGGTGAAGCGCTTCGGCGGCCAGGTGGTGCGGGCCGGGCACATCCTGGTCCGCCAGCGGGGCACCCGCTTCAAGCCCGGGAAGAACGTGGGCATGGGCCGGGACTTCACCCTCTACGCCCTGGTGGACGGGGTGGTGGAGTTCCAGGACAAGGGGCGGCTGGGCCGTTTCGTGAGCGTGCGTCCCCTGGCGTAG
- the rplU gene encoding 50S ribosomal protein L21 encodes MFAIIQTGGKQYRVEPGLRLRVEKLSAEPGSQVEFPVLLLGGEEVAVGTPVVAEAKVVAEVLAHGKGKKITVSRFKAKVQYRRKRGHRQPYTEILIREIRG; translated from the coding sequence ATGTTCGCGATCATCCAGACGGGCGGCAAACAGTACCGGGTGGAGCCCGGGCTGAGGCTCAGGGTGGAGAAACTTTCCGCGGAGCCGGGCAGCCAGGTGGAGTTCCCCGTCCTCCTCCTCGGGGGGGAGGAGGTGGCGGTGGGCACCCCGGTGGTGGCGGAGGCCAAGGTGGTGGCCGAGGTCCTGGCCCACGGCAAGGGCAAAAAGATCACCGTCTCCCGTTTCAAGGCCAAGGTGCAGTACCGCAGGAAGAGGGGGCACCGCCAGCCCTACACCGAGATCCTCATCCGGGAGATCCGGGGGTGA
- the secG gene encoding preprotein translocase subunit SecG — MDFLYTLVILLFLGVSGFLVYLVLIQEPKQASSADLMGGAADLFSARGFTGGLYRLTVLLGVVFAGLALLIGLWPR, encoded by the coding sequence ATGGACTTCCTCTACACCCTGGTCATCCTCCTCTTCCTGGGGGTCTCCGGCTTCCTCGTCTATCTGGTCCTCATCCAGGAGCCCAAGCAGGCCTCCTCCGCCGACCTCATGGGAGGGGCCGCCGACCTCTTCTCCGCCCGGGGCTTCACCGGGGGGCTTTACCGGCTCACGGTGCTCCTGGGGGTAGTCTTCGCCGGCCTGGCCCTCCTCATCGGCCTCTGGCCCCGTTGA
- a CDS encoding threonine/serine dehydratase → MDLAEIHAAYRRIRPYIHPTPLLTSRLLDNLLGKRLLLKAEHLQKTGSFKARGALAKALTLENPKGLLAVSSGNHAQGVAYAAQVLGVKALIVMPEDASPLKKQAARAYGAEVVDQGVRVENREEVAKALQEETGYAFLHPFDDPLVVAGQGTAGLELMAQAAGLGVFPEAVLVPVGGGGLLAGVATAVKALSPTTLVLGVEPEGADDAKRSLERGEIVRLPEAPRTRADGVRTLALGRHTFPILQRRVDAILAVSEEAILEAERLLFTRTKQVVEPTGALPLAAVLEHGDRLPGTLALLLSGGNRGFCPSPGDF, encoded by the coding sequence ATGGACCTGGCCGAGATCCACGCCGCCTACCGGCGCATCCGCCCGTACATCCACCCTACGCCCCTCCTCACCTCGAGGCTCCTGGACAACCTCTTGGGGAAGCGCCTCCTCCTCAAGGCCGAGCACCTGCAAAAGACCGGGAGCTTCAAGGCCCGGGGAGCGCTGGCCAAGGCCCTCACCCTGGAAAACCCTAAGGGACTCCTAGCGGTCTCTAGCGGCAACCACGCCCAAGGAGTGGCCTACGCCGCCCAGGTCCTGGGGGTGAAAGCCCTCATCGTCATGCCCGAGGACGCGAGCCCCCTCAAGAAGCAGGCCGCCCGGGCTTACGGGGCGGAGGTGGTGGACCAGGGGGTCAGGGTGGAAAACCGGGAGGAGGTGGCAAAAGCCCTCCAGGAGGAAACCGGCTACGCCTTCCTCCACCCCTTTGACGACCCCCTGGTGGTGGCCGGGCAGGGCACCGCGGGGTTGGAGCTCATGGCCCAGGCCGCGGGGCTCGGGGTCTTCCCCGAAGCGGTCCTGGTCCCCGTGGGGGGAGGGGGGCTCCTCGCCGGGGTGGCCACCGCGGTGAAGGCCCTCTCCCCCACCACCCTCGTCTTGGGGGTGGAGCCCGAGGGCGCGGACGACGCCAAAAGGAGCCTGGAACGGGGGGAGATCGTGCGCCTGCCCGAGGCCCCCAGGACCCGGGCGGACGGGGTCAGGACCCTGGCCTTGGGACGGCACACCTTCCCCATCCTCCAGAGGCGGGTGGACGCCATCCTCGCGGTGAGCGAGGAGGCCATCCTCGAGGCCGAGCGCCTCCTCTTCACCCGCACCAAGCAGGTGGTGGAGCCCACCGGGGCCCTGCCCCTGGCGGCGGTGCTGGAGCACGGGGATAGGCTTCCCGGGACGCTGGCCCTCCTCCTTTCGGGGGGTAACCGCGGGTTTTGCCCCTCGCCGGGCGATTTTTAA
- a CDS encoding ATP-binding protein translates to MPVVVLTGARQVGKTTLALEVGKKLDAHYLDLESDRDRAKLSAAELYLEGYLDRLVILDEVHRMPELFPLLRSLVDRARRAGRKSGLYLLLGSVSPEVSRQAGESLAGRASYLELTPLDPLEVTEGLERLWLRGGFPESFLAPNDGESLRWRQDFLRTYLEREIPALGGRLPAETLRRLLTMLAHLQGETLNLSRLAGSLGLDGRTVSRYLDYLVDLYLLRRLPPYGANVGKRLVKSPKLYLRDSGLVHALLGIGNWETLLGHPVVGASWEGFVVENLLRVAPEGALGFFYRTHAGAEIDLLLVFPSGNLWAVEVKRSLEPKPSRGFHQALADLKPQAAFVVYPGEETYPVTPEVQAIPLPQLMQRLWHLGPQGGTSFPGKEG, encoded by the coding sequence GTGCCGGTAGTGGTGCTCACCGGGGCCAGGCAAGTGGGCAAAACCACCCTGGCCCTCGAGGTGGGGAAAAAGCTTGACGCTCACTACCTGGATCTGGAATCGGATAGGGATAGAGCCAAGCTTTCGGCGGCTGAGCTTTACCTGGAAGGCTATCTGGACCGCCTGGTCATCCTGGACGAGGTGCATCGGATGCCCGAGCTCTTCCCTCTGCTCCGAAGCTTGGTGGACCGGGCAAGGCGGGCGGGAAGGAAATCGGGCCTCTACCTTCTTTTGGGGTCCGTATCCCCCGAGGTATCCCGGCAGGCAGGGGAAAGTTTGGCGGGACGCGCCAGTTACCTGGAGCTTACCCCCCTAGACCCCCTGGAGGTGACAGAAGGGCTGGAGCGCCTTTGGCTCCGAGGAGGATTCCCCGAAAGCTTCCTGGCTCCCAACGACGGAGAGAGCCTTCGCTGGCGCCAAGACTTTCTCCGCACCTATTTGGAAAGGGAAATCCCCGCCTTAGGGGGAAGGCTGCCCGCGGAAACCCTGCGCCGTCTTCTCACCATGCTGGCCCATCTCCAGGGGGAAACCCTCAACCTCTCCCGCCTGGCGGGGAGCCTTGGGCTGGACGGCAGAACCGTAAGCCGCTATTTGGACTATCTGGTAGACCTTTACCTCCTAAGGCGGCTTCCCCCTTACGGGGCCAACGTGGGCAAGCGCCTGGTGAAAAGCCCCAAGCTCTACCTGCGGGATAGCGGCCTAGTCCACGCCCTCCTCGGTATCGGCAACTGGGAAACCCTTCTGGGGCATCCCGTGGTGGGCGCCAGCTGGGAGGGGTTTGTGGTGGAAAACCTGCTCCGAGTGGCCCCCGAGGGCGCGCTAGGGTTCTTCTACCGCACCCATGCAGGAGCGGAGATCGACCTTTTGTTGGTCTTTCCCTCAGGGAACCTTTGGGCTGTGGAGGTAAAACGCAGCCTAGAACCCAAACCCTCCCGGGGCTTCCATCAAGCCCTGGCGGATCTTAAGCCCCAAGCGGCTTTCGTGGTCTATCCGGGGGAGGAAACCTACCCCGTTACCCCTGAGGTCCAGGCCATCCCCCTGCCCCAGCTGATGCAAAGGCTTTGGCACCTGGGCCCCCAGGGCGGGACTTCTTTCCCTGGGAAGGAGGGGTAA
- a CDS encoding formate--tetrahydrofolate ligase, whose protein sequence is MIVKEALLPIEEVAAKLGLGKDRLYPYGPHMAKVLGEPPKAKGRLILVTAITPTPAGEGKTTTAIGLVDALWRLGKKAALALREPSLGPVFGVKGGATGGGRARVEPRHEINLHFTGDFHAVTSAVNLLNALLDNHIHQGNALGIDPRRIELKRAIDMNDRALRHIVLGLGGKAHGVPREGSFELTVASEVMALMALSRDFKDLKRRLGKMRVGFTYEGRPVYAEDLGAVGAMAALLRQAFLPNLVQTAEGNPAFVHMGPFGNIAHGTNSLGASLFALGLADYVVQEAGFATDLGLEKFMNVVARTGGLKPEAVVLVATLRALRYHGGQDAYEMPDVEAVRRGLANLEKHVENVELFGYKPVIALNRFPTDALEEIALVRAFAEERGLPFAVSEVYARGGEGGLELAEQVLRALELPHAYRPLYPLEMPLEAKVETIATRIYGAEGVEWSEEAKRALKAAKKEGCEALPVVMAKAATSLSDNPRLRGRPLGFRVRVTDLRCRLGAGFVVVYMGGIETLPGLPRVPQALGIDVDEEGNIRGMDY, encoded by the coding sequence GTGATCGTCAAGGAAGCGCTTCTACCCATCGAGGAAGTGGCGGCCAAGCTGGGATTGGGCAAGGATCGGCTCTACCCCTACGGCCCCCACATGGCCAAGGTGTTGGGGGAGCCCCCGAAGGCCAAGGGGCGGCTCATCCTGGTCACCGCCATCACCCCCACCCCGGCGGGAGAGGGCAAGACCACCACCGCCATCGGCCTGGTGGACGCCCTGTGGCGGCTGGGGAAGAAGGCGGCCTTGGCCCTACGGGAGCCCTCTCTGGGCCCGGTTTTCGGGGTGAAGGGCGGGGCCACGGGGGGCGGCCGGGCCCGGGTGGAGCCCCGGCACGAGATCAACCTCCACTTCACCGGGGACTTCCACGCGGTGACCAGCGCGGTGAACCTCCTGAACGCCCTTTTGGACAACCACATCCACCAGGGGAACGCCCTCGGGATTGACCCCCGGCGCATCGAGCTCAAGAGGGCCATCGACATGAACGACCGGGCCCTGCGGCACATCGTCCTGGGCCTAGGGGGGAAGGCCCACGGGGTGCCGCGGGAGGGAAGCTTTGAGCTCACCGTGGCCAGCGAGGTCATGGCCCTCATGGCCCTCTCCCGGGACTTCAAGGACCTGAAGCGCCGCCTGGGCAAGATGCGCGTGGGCTTCACCTACGAGGGCCGGCCCGTCTACGCCGAGGACCTGGGGGCGGTGGGGGCCATGGCCGCCCTCCTCAGGCAGGCCTTCCTCCCCAACCTGGTGCAGACCGCGGAGGGGAACCCGGCCTTCGTCCACATGGGGCCCTTCGGCAACATCGCCCACGGCACCAACTCCCTGGGGGCAAGCCTCTTTGCCTTAGGCCTCGCGGACTACGTGGTGCAGGAGGCGGGCTTCGCCACGGATCTGGGCCTGGAGAAGTTCATGAACGTGGTGGCCCGCACGGGGGGGCTAAAGCCGGAAGCGGTGGTCCTGGTGGCCACCCTGCGGGCCCTCCGCTACCACGGGGGGCAGGACGCCTACGAGATGCCGGACGTGGAGGCGGTGCGGCGGGGCCTGGCCAACCTGGAAAAGCACGTGGAGAACGTGGAGCTTTTCGGCTATAAGCCCGTGATCGCCCTAAACCGCTTCCCCACGGACGCCCTCGAGGAGATCGCTTTGGTGCGCGCCTTTGCCGAGGAGCGGGGCCTGCCCTTTGCCGTGAGCGAGGTCTACGCCAGGGGCGGGGAAGGGGGGTTGGAGCTGGCGGAACAGGTGCTGCGCGCCCTGGAGCTTCCCCACGCCTACCGCCCCCTTTACCCCCTGGAGATGCCCCTCGAGGCCAAGGTGGAAACCATCGCCACCCGCATCTACGGGGCGGAGGGGGTGGAGTGGAGCGAGGAGGCCAAAAGGGCCCTCAAGGCCGCCAAGAAGGAGGGGTGCGAGGCCCTCCCCGTGGTCATGGCCAAGGCCGCCACCTCCCTCTCCGACAACCCCAGGCTCCGGGGAAGGCCCCTAGGCTTCAGGGTGCGGGTCACGGACCTCCGCTGCCGCTTGGGGGCAGGGTTCGTGGTGGTCTACATGGGCGGGATCGAAACCCTCCCCGGCCTCCCCAGGGTGCCCCAGGCCCTGGGGATCGACGTGGACGAGGAGGGAAACATCCGGGGGATGGACTACTGA
- the carA gene encoding glutamine-hydrolyzing carbamoyl-phosphate synthase small subunit: MGGMAKERAVLVLEDGTVYRGYAFGARGKTVGEVVFNTAQTGYQEIMTDPSYHGQIVVMTYPHQGNYGVNVYDMQSNRPWVKGFVAKEFSRVASNPRAQQTLGEFMEFYGVVGIEGIDTRALVRKIREGGVLKGAIAHASLYGSPDHAFTPEELLALRQEAKAWTDIDGRDMTPEVSTPLPYAWPTLRSGRRIVVMDFGIKHAIVENLAAQGFEILVVPGKTPASQIMALEPHGLLISNGPGDPSMPRYAHETIWKLMGLLPTFGICLGHQLLALAAGGRTYKMKFGHRGANHPVKNLLTGKVEITSQNHGYAVDIDSLREFKPTHINLNDGTLEGMAHARYPVFSVQYHPEAAPGPHDALYLFRRFLEEVEAFHGVTGLPVEKQRADGHGI, encoded by the coding sequence ATGGGTGGGATGGCGAAGGAGCGCGCGGTTTTGGTCCTGGAGGACGGCACCGTCTACCGGGGCTACGCCTTCGGGGCCCGGGGGAAGACGGTGGGGGAGGTGGTCTTCAACACCGCCCAGACCGGCTACCAGGAGATCATGACCGACCCCAGCTACCACGGGCAGATCGTGGTCATGACCTACCCCCACCAGGGCAACTACGGGGTGAACGTCTACGACATGCAGTCCAACCGCCCCTGGGTGAAGGGCTTCGTGGCCAAAGAATTCAGCCGGGTGGCCTCCAACCCCAGGGCCCAGCAGACCCTAGGGGAGTTCATGGAGTTCTACGGGGTGGTGGGGATCGAGGGGATCGACACCCGGGCCCTGGTGCGCAAGATCCGCGAGGGGGGGGTGCTGAAGGGGGCCATCGCCCACGCCTCCCTCTATGGGAGCCCGGACCACGCCTTCACCCCCGAGGAGCTTTTGGCCCTACGCCAGGAGGCCAAGGCCTGGACGGACATCGACGGGCGGGACATGACCCCGGAGGTCTCCACCCCCCTGCCCTACGCCTGGCCCACCCTGCGTTCGGGGCGGCGCATCGTGGTCATGGACTTCGGCATCAAGCACGCCATCGTGGAGAACCTGGCCGCCCAGGGGTTTGAGATCCTGGTGGTGCCGGGTAAGACCCCCGCGAGCCAGATCATGGCCCTGGAGCCCCATGGCCTTCTCATCAGCAACGGCCCCGGGGACCCCTCCATGCCCCGCTACGCCCACGAGACCATCTGGAAGCTCATGGGGCTACTTCCCACCTTCGGCATCTGCCTGGGGCACCAGCTTCTGGCCCTGGCCGCGGGGGGGCGCACCTACAAGATGAAGTTCGGCCACCGGGGGGCCAACCACCCGGTGAAGAACCTCCTCACGGGGAAGGTGGAGATCACCAGCCAAAACCACGGCTATGCGGTGGACATCGACTCCCTGAGGGAGTTCAAGCCCACCCACATCAACCTCAACGACGGGACCCTCGAGGGCATGGCCCACGCCCGCTACCCCGTCTTCTCCGTGCAGTACCACCCGGAGGCTGCCCCCGGGCCCCACGACGCCCTCTACCTCTTCCGCCGCTTCCTGGAGGAGGTGGAGGCCTTCCACGGGGTTACCGGGCTCCCGGTGGAGAAGCAGAGGGCGGACGGGCACGGGATCTAG
- a CDS encoding N-acetyltransferase, whose translation MKGLELSPVALPEVRPQAAVELRKARLSDVDAIYWLIRYWAEKGLMLVRSHSHLYENIRDFQVLEDEDGHIVGTVALHVLWRDLAEIRGLAVHPGRQGEGLGRWLVLGAEREARDLGLPRVFAWTLQVGFFRSLGYQVTTREALPPKVWSECNACPFYENCREIAVIKGLSPGAFGS comes from the coding sequence GTGAAGGGACTGGAGCTTTCCCCGGTGGCCCTGCCGGAGGTGCGCCCCCAGGCGGCGGTGGAGCTCAGGAAGGCCAGGCTTTCCGACGTGGACGCCATCTACTGGCTCATCCGATACTGGGCGGAGAAGGGGCTCATGCTGGTCAGGAGCCACAGCCACCTCTACGAGAACATCCGCGACTTCCAGGTCCTCGAGGACGAGGACGGGCACATCGTGGGCACCGTGGCCCTGCACGTCCTCTGGCGGGACCTGGCGGAGATCCGGGGCCTGGCGGTGCACCCCGGGAGGCAGGGGGAGGGCCTGGGGCGCTGGCTGGTTTTGGGGGCGGAGCGGGAGGCCCGGGACCTGGGCCTGCCCCGGGTCTTCGCCTGGACCCTGCAGGTGGGCTTTTTCCGCTCCTTGGGTTACCAGGTGACCACCCGGGAGGCCCTCCCCCCCAAGGTGTGGAGCGAGTGCAACGCCTGCCCCTTCTACGAGAACTGCCGGGAGATCGCCGTCATCAAGGGGCTTTCCCCAGGGGCCTTTGGAAGCTAA